In Capsicum annuum cultivar UCD-10X-F1 chromosome 8, UCD10Xv1.1, whole genome shotgun sequence, the genomic window NNNNNNNNNNNNNNNNNNNNNNNNNNNNNNNNNNNNNNNNNNNNNNNNNNNNNNNNNNNNNNNNNNNNNNNNNNNNNNNNNNNNNNNNNNNNNNNNNNNNNNNNNNNNNNNNNNNNNNNNNNNNNNNNNNNNNNNNNNNNNNNNNNNNNNNNNNNNNNNNNNNNNNNNNNNNNNNNNNNNNNNNNNNNNNNNNNNNNNNNNNNNNNNNNNNNNNNNNNNNNNNNNNNNNNNNNNNNNNNNNNNNNNNNNNNNNNNNNNNNNNNNNNNNNNNNNNNNNNNNNNNNNNNNNNNNNNNNNNNNNNNNNNNNNNNNNNNNNNNNNNNNNNNNNNNNNNNNNNNNNNNNNNNNNNNNNNNNNNNNNNNNNNNNNNNNNNNNNNNNNNNNNNNNNNNNNNNNNNNNNNNNNNNNNNNNNNNNNNNNNNNNNNNNNNNNNNNNNNNNNNNNNNNNNNNNNNNNNNNNNNNNNNNNNNNNNNNNNNNNNNNNNNNNNNNNNNNNNNNNNNNNNNNNNNNNNNNNNNNNNNNNNNNNNNNNNNNNNNNNNNNNNNNNNNNNNNNNNNNNNNNNNNNNNNNNNNNNNNNNNNNNNNNNNNNNNNNNNNNNNNNNNNNNNNNNNNNNNNNNNNNNNNNNNNNNNNNNNNNNNNNNNNNNNNNNNNNNNNNNNNNNNNNNNNNNNNNNNNNNNNNNNNNNNNNNNNNNNNNNNNNNNNNNNNNNNNNNNNNNNNNNNNNNNNNNNNNNNNNNNNNNNNNNNNNNNNNNNNNNNNNNNNNNNNNNNNNNNNNNNNNNNNNNNNNNNNNNNNNNNNNNNNNNNNNNNNNNNNNNNNNNNNNNNNNNNNNNNNNNNNNNNNNNNNNNNNNNNNNNNNNNNNNNNNNNNNNNNNNNNNNNNNNNNNNNNNNNNNNNNNNNNNNNNNNNNNNNNNNNNNNNNNNNNNNNNNNNNNNNNNNNNNNNNNNNNNNNNNNNNNNNNNNNNNNNNNNNNNNNNNNNNNNNNNNNNNNNNNNNNNNNNNNNNNNNNNNNNNNNNNNNNNNNNNNNNNNNNNNNNNNNNNNNNNNNNNNNNNNNNNNNNNNNNNNNNNNNNNNNNNNNNNNNNNNNNNNNNNNNNNNNNNNNNNNNNNNNNNNNNNNNNNNNNNNNNNNNNNNNNNNNNNNNNNNNNNNNNNNNNNNNNNNNNNNNNNNNNNNNNNNNNNNNNNNNNNNNNNNNNNNNNNNNNNNNNNNNNNNNNNNNNNNNNNNNNNNNNNNNNNNNNNNNNNNNNNNNNNNNNNNNNNNNNNNNNNNNNNNNNNNNNNNNNNNNNNNNNNNNNNNNNNNNNNNNNNNNNNNNNNNNNNNNNNNNNNNNNNNNNNNNNNNNNNNNNNNNNNNNNNNNNNNNNNNNNNNNNNNNNNNNNNNNNNNNNNNNNNNNNNNNNNNNNNNNNNNNNNNNNNNNNNNNNNNNNNNNNNNNNNNNNNNNNNNNNNNNNNNNNNNNNNNNNNNNNNNNNNNNNNNNNNNNNNNNNNNNNNNNNNNNNNNNNNNNNNNNNNNNNNNNNNNNNNNNNNNNNNNNNNNNNNNNNNNNNNNNNNNNNNNNNNNNNNNNNNNNNNNNNNNNNNNNNNNNNNNNNNNNNNNNNNNNNNNNNNNNNNNNNNNNNNNNNNNNNNNNNNNNNNNNNNNNNNNNNNNNNNNNNNNNNNNNNNNNNNNNNNNNNNNNNNNNNNNNNNNNNNNNNNNNNNNNNNNNNNNNNNNNNNNNNNNNNNNNNNNNNNNNNNNNNNNNNNNNNNNNNNNNNNNNNNNNNNNNNNNNNNNNNNNNNNNNNNNNNNNNNNNNNNNNNNNNNNNNNNNNNNNNNNNNNNNNNNNNNNNNNNNNNNNNNNNNNNNNNNNNNNNNNNNNNNNNNNNNNNNNNNNNNNNNNNNNNNNNNNNNNNNNNNNNNNNNNNNNNNNNNNNNNNNNNNNNNNNNNNNNNNNNNNNNNNNNNNNNNNNNNNNNNNNNNNNNNNNNNNNNNNNNNNNNNNNNNNNNNNNNNNNNNNNNNNNNNNNNNNNNNNNNNNNNNNNNNNNNNNNNNNNNNNNNNNNNNNNNNNNNNNNNNNNNNNNNNNNNNNNNNNNNNNNNNNNNNNNNNNNNNNNNNNNNNNNNNNNNNNNNNNNNNNNNNNNNNNNNNNNNNNNNNNNNNNNNNNNNNNNNNNNNNNNNNNNNNNNNNNNNNNNNNNNNNNNNNNNNNNNNNTTAGAACGTGATTACTAGGTAACTACTGGATAACTCTATTCGTCAAGGCTAGGACAAATGAAAGAAACACAGTAATAGTTTTGCCAAGTTAGCTAGCTAGCATGTCCATGCATGGCCACATTAATTAATCAAATGTGCATCTCCATTGAAATTtgtatatgaagtttataccaaaCAATATGTACAATTCAAGATTCAATCCTCAACATCTCCTAATGGAACACAAAAGATGGATTGATTAGTTTTCCAATGAGGTAAATGCAGAACCAGTTCCTTGTGTAACTTTGAAACATAACATTCCCATTCAAGAACTGCAGCTGAAAAGGCAACCGAATCAAACTCCGCGTCCTTGATAGGTTTTGAATGGCCAAAGAATTGCTCTGCGAGCTGAAGATCTTTCAGAAACACGGATTTCAGACGATCTATGTCTGTTGTTTGTGTCTGGGAAGTAATCGGAGTTGCATCTGGAGTCATTTCTTCGACTTTGGTTTTTAAATCGGAGAACTTCCAGATATAGAACTGCACTATCTGCAACACAAAGAAGTTGAATATGGAATCGACCTACTAATTAATCGAGAGGTAATGTTCAAAAACACATCTGAAGTATCACTGTTTTGCGAGTTTCATACCTGTACTATCAGGTGTTTTGCGAGTTTCATACCTGTACTATCAAGTTTCATACCTGTACTATCAGGTGTTTTGCCAGTTTCATACCAGTACTATCAGGTGTTTTGCGAGTTTCATACCTGTACTATCAGGTGTTTTGTGAGTTTCATACCTGAACgatcaccaactatttatcaaaacacacctcagAGCTGACTAGATCAAGTGCTTGATTACAATCATCAaaggctatgttgctcggactcttcaaaaatgtcgacgGGTGcatgtcagatcctccaaaaaaatgtattttcaaaGGATCCGACACGGATGCGGCCACATTTTTgctttttggagagtccgagcaacttaggtcaAAGGTGTGTGACAACTTAATTTGCCCATAAAATTCCATCCACGTGGCACCTGACTTACTAATTTCGAGATGCATAAAGAGTTGGGAAACACAAGCACCTGATAGTTTAGGTAGGAAACTCGCAAAAGAATGATAGAGGTGTGGTTTCGACCATTATCCCGTTAATCGAATACTTGTATATCTGTTTCAAAAGATTGTTTTCTTCTGTTAACAAATGAGGCATTAGATATTCTGGTAGTGCCATTTGAGTTATGAGTcaaaaacacacataaagtatcTCGGTCTTTTGAGTTTAATACCCTTGAACTATCGGGCGTGTGAGTTTCCTACTTGAACTATCACCAAATGTTTATCGAGACGCACCTCAACTATCAGTTGTTCACTTTTCCTACCTTTCCTACCTGAACGATGGTGCTATTTCAAGTAGGAAAAGTGAAGAACTGACAGTCGAGGCGTGTTTCAATAAACGTTTAGTATAGTTCAGGTAAGGAAATTCACACACCTGATAGTTtaggtatgaaactcaaaaaaaggGGGCATACTTTAAGCTATGTCGCTCGGACTCTTCGATAATGTCAGCGGGTGCGTATCGGATTTGCCAAAACtaatgtatttttggagaatccaacacgggtgcagcatcgaaagtgaagagtccgcgcaacttaAGATTTTTAAGTGTATTTTTGACCCTTCACTCTTAGCAATTTCATAAAGTTAACTCCAGATTAGgaatattttacatgatttttgatgataaaatattgaaaaagccATGCTAGTCTTTCCAAGCACAAGATTAAAGGAAGGCTacgttgctcggactcttcaaaaatgtcatggGGTGCaggtcggatccttcaaaagtagtacATTTTTCgtaggatccgacacgggtgcggcaacatttttggggAGTCCGAGCAACCTAGAAGGGAGGTACCTGAAGTGCATGCATTATATTAAGAAATAGGGACTCGAACAACTTGCTATCTCGCACTAAAAGTAGTGGCCGCGAAAGTAACTCCAGTAAGTTGTGCGATGAATCTGATGCTGATCGATGGGAAGTCTCTTGAAATGGATATATATCGAATCCAAGAACATGCAATCTTCCGCAGCGTATATCAAATCCGGACAAGAAACTTGAAGCTTCATCTGGTGGAAACCAGTACATATTGATGGATCCGGGCACAGGTATATACGAATGCAACTTGCTACCCGCAACATCCAATAAAGCTGGTGAGAGAGATGAGATgagtttacgatcttcatcatgaGACGCATCACGGCTGAACCATAAAGTAAGTGTAATTCGCTCCCCTTCAGTTATCTGTATGGATGAACCAGTGAATTAAACAAGAGAA contains:
- the LOC107838780 gene encoding uncharacterized protein LOC107838780 isoform X1, translated to MTDSEHPRLILHNFLPLHVCKELEFIHKSCCTVGYRPNVFSTTLSHLIATNCHHFIMPFIPIRERLREKAEEYFRCQYELFVEFTGLISWCRGASIGWHSDDNRPYLKQRDFAAVCYLNSYDADFKGGIFHFKDGEPADVVPMAGDVIMYTADDRNIHSVDEITEGERITLTLWFSRDASHDEDRKLISSLSPALLDVAGSKLHSYIPVPGSINMYWFPPDEASSFLSGFDIRCGRLHVLGFDIYPFQETSHRSASDSSHNLLELLSRPLLLVRDSKLFESLFLNIMHALQIVQFYIWKFSDLKTKVEEMTPDATPITSQTQTTDIDRLKSVFLKDLQLAEQFFGHSKPIKDAEFDSVAFSAAVLEWECYVSKLHKELVLHLPHWKTNQSIFCVPLGDVED
- the LOC107838780 gene encoding uncharacterized protein LOC107838780 isoform X3: MTDSEHPRLILHNFLPLHVCKELEFIHKSCCTVGYRPNVFSTTLSHLIATNCHHFIMPFIPIRERLREKAEEYFRCQYELFVEFTGLISWCRGASIGWHSDDNRPYLKQRDFAITEGERITLTLWFSRDASHDEDRKLISSLSPALLDVAGSKLHSYIPVPGSINMYWFPPDEASSFLSGFDIRCGRLHVLGFDIYPFQETSHRSASDSSHNLLELLSRPLLLVRDSKLFESLFLNIMHALQIVQFYIWKFSDLKTKVEEMTPDATPITSQTQTTDIDRLKSVFLKDLQLAEQFFGHSKPIKDAEFDSVAFSAAVLEWECYVSKLHKELVLHLPHWKTNQSIFCVPLGDVED
- the LOC107838780 gene encoding uncharacterized protein LOC107838780 isoform X2, coding for MTDSEHPRLILHNFLPLHVCKELEFIHKSCCTVGYRPNVFSTTLSHLIATNCHHFIMPFIPIRERLREKAEEYFRCQYELFVEFTGLISWCRGASIGWHSDDNRPYLKQRDFAAVCYLNSYDADFKGGIFHFKDGEPADVVPMAGITEGERITLTLWFSRDASHDEDRKLISSLSPALLDVAGSKLHSYIPVPGSINMYWFPPDEASSFLSGFDIRCGRLHVLGFDIYPFQETSHRSASDSSHNLLELLSRPLLLVRDSKLFESLFLNIMHALQIVQFYIWKFSDLKTKVEEMTPDATPITSQTQTTDIDRLKSVFLKDLQLAEQFFGHSKPIKDAEFDSVAFSAAVLEWECYVSKLHKELVLHLPHWKTNQSIFCVPLGDVED